From the Archangium lipolyticum genome, one window contains:
- a CDS encoding two-component system sensor histidine kinase NtrB → MVYQQLSQASVFEAESPAPGSLSRMDMLALAAGLRSGLSADALRYHFLAEQLSEVVFHLDGLGALTFLGPTWTSLTGLEVEEVLGQPLVEMAHPEDRPRVQAVLDALAARVQPSFRIELRLLAAGGPLWVELAAHSSPTGQGEVLGTLTDRTERRQMQARLQQSDQLATLGMLVPGFAHDMNNPLAFMLANLDYLLSSMGDVAGATRPEQVAEWREAVGEVREGAERLRQLIGHLRSFRADPSQGPVDVNRLLDLVGQMVSSTLRSRGRLVRDYGSRATVACGEGVLRQAFLNLVLHAVLSLPDHGDTNENEVRLVTREDGEGHVVVEVHHTGACIPPEQLSRLFEPLFTPREAKQGPSLSVCHDILRGLGGSICVSSSWGEGTVFRVTLPRAS, encoded by the coding sequence ATGGTGTACCAGCAGCTGTCGCAGGCCAGCGTCTTCGAGGCCGAGAGCCCGGCGCCGGGTTCGCTCTCACGTATGGACATGCTGGCGCTCGCCGCGGGCCTCCGCTCGGGATTGTCGGCGGACGCGCTGCGCTACCACTTCCTGGCGGAGCAGCTGAGTGAGGTCGTCTTCCACCTCGACGGCCTGGGCGCGCTCACCTTCCTGGGCCCCACCTGGACGTCGCTGACGGGGCTGGAGGTGGAGGAGGTGCTCGGGCAGCCGCTGGTGGAGATGGCGCACCCGGAGGACAGGCCGCGGGTGCAGGCCGTGCTGGATGCGCTCGCCGCGCGCGTCCAGCCCTCCTTCCGCATCGAGCTGCGGCTCCTGGCGGCTGGAGGCCCGTTGTGGGTGGAGCTGGCCGCCCACAGCTCGCCGACGGGGCAGGGCGAGGTGCTGGGCACGCTGACGGACCGCACCGAGCGCCGGCAGATGCAGGCGCGCCTCCAGCAGTCGGATCAGCTGGCCACCCTGGGGATGCTCGTGCCGGGCTTCGCGCACGACATGAACAACCCGCTGGCCTTCATGCTCGCCAACCTCGACTACCTGCTGTCCAGCATGGGCGACGTGGCCGGGGCCACCCGGCCGGAGCAGGTGGCCGAGTGGCGCGAGGCGGTGGGCGAGGTGCGCGAGGGCGCCGAGCGGCTGCGGCAGCTCATCGGCCACCTGCGCAGCTTCCGGGCGGACCCGAGCCAGGGACCGGTGGACGTGAACCGCCTGCTCGACCTGGTGGGGCAGATGGTGTCCAGCACGCTGCGCTCGCGCGGACGGCTGGTGCGGGACTACGGCTCGCGGGCCACGGTGGCCTGCGGCGAGGGCGTGCTGCGCCAGGCCTTCCTCAACCTCGTCCTCCACGCGGTGCTGTCGCTGCCGGACCACGGGGACACGAATGAGAACGAGGTGCGCCTGGTCACCCGCGAGGATGGCGAGGGCCACGTGGTGGTGGAAGTGCACCACACCGGCGCCTGCATCCCACCCGAGCAACTGTCGCGCCTCTTCGAGCCGCTCTTCACGCCGCGGGAGGCGAAGCAGGGCCCCTCGCTCTCCGTGTGTCATGACATCCTGCGAGGCTTGGGAGGGAGCATCTGCGTCTCCTCCTCGTGGGGTGAGGGCACCGTCTTCCGGGTGACGCTGCCCAGGGCCTCCTGA
- a CDS encoding head protein, with amino-acid sequence MEIGKLILEAIEFLGRLHETNQSREERELLLAAAEALRFIDTTGQQYDFEDYRKELGTEGPAQVIAAFNTREEADAWLKDNPKPPHMASVLIADEYYTVYYWRERNRRGLLHSPTLEFHLEEMMQNGLPPAMAAFHTREEAKAWFYSLPERPSQAVIQLGGEHYLAAYHRNIDHLAFHPFSIVERLKEWRKKKEEEGKETKKPEPQA; translated from the coding sequence ATGGAAATCGGAAAACTCATTCTCGAAGCAATAGAGTTCCTCGGTCGGCTCCATGAAACGAATCAATCCCGAGAGGAGCGGGAGTTGCTTCTCGCCGCAGCTGAAGCACTCAGATTCATAGATACGACCGGCCAACAGTATGATTTCGAGGACTACCGAAAGGAACTTGGGACCGAAGGACCTGCTCAAGTGATCGCCGCTTTCAACACGCGCGAGGAGGCGGATGCCTGGCTAAAAGACAATCCCAAACCACCTCATATGGCCAGCGTACTGATCGCGGACGAGTACTACACTGTCTATTACTGGCGTGAGCGCAATCGCCGCGGGCTACTCCACAGTCCCACTCTCGAGTTCCATCTTGAGGAGATGATGCAGAATGGCCTTCCTCCCGCGATGGCCGCCTTCCACACGCGTGAGGAAGCAAAAGCCTGGTTCTACAGCCTGCCAGAACGTCCCTCGCAAGCCGTCATCCAGCTCGGGGGCGAGCACTACCTGGCGGCGTATCATCGTAACATTGACCATCTCGCCTTTCACCCATTCTCCATCGTCGAGAGACTGAAGGAGTGGAGGAAGAAAAAGGAAGAGGAGGGGAAAGAAACGAAGAAACCCGAGCCGCAAGCCTGA
- a CDS encoding DofA protein, protein MFASATTSKSSSIPAPNFKTAHIHRVFFIRWEQPPTPQELMVVASRFREAYEKNRQQLCAVITTAPKARVPNSEERKGLFKLLEDHRKYICELHLVMEGNELQHNLQRIIASAQLIVTRIYDNNYARLHKRADDIAPFLTNRLKVDGNRIISDARLLGLVA, encoded by the coding sequence ATGTTCGCTTCCGCTACGACTTCCAAGTCCTCTTCAATTCCCGCTCCGAACTTCAAGACGGCCCACATCCACAGGGTCTTCTTCATCCGCTGGGAGCAGCCTCCCACGCCACAGGAGCTCATGGTGGTGGCCTCGCGCTTCCGCGAGGCCTACGAGAAGAACCGCCAGCAGCTGTGCGCCGTCATCACCACCGCGCCCAAGGCACGGGTGCCCAACAGCGAGGAGCGCAAGGGCCTCTTCAAGCTGCTGGAGGACCACCGCAAGTACATCTGCGAGCTCCACCTCGTCATGGAGGGCAACGAGCTGCAGCACAACCTCCAGCGCATCATCGCGTCCGCTCAGCTCATCGTGACGCGCATCTACGACAACAACTACGCGCGCCTGCACAAGCGCGCGGATGACATCGCGCCCTTCCTCACCAACCGCCTGAAGGTGGACGGCAACCGCATCATCTCCGACGCCCGCCTGCTGGGCCTGGTCGCCTAG
- a CDS encoding class I SAM-dependent methyltransferase, with the protein MVDNIWSEFAWSYDAICSQLNCYRRMVAKILRDTKGRRYVIDAGCGTGLVSQPLVERGHTVVGFDNNVAMLGLALRKHAQAPEEARRRWKILEGDVRSFPQGVPGEADAVVLNNVLFYVREPGAVLCEGFERLKPGGVLIVTGPRKRPDLQKVMMSSIEEWKAEGRWDEALKSATTYHADVTRRLVSDPNEMVTFFETEALVDTLRGLGFSRVVAADSDDYYGENYYVCVAR; encoded by the coding sequence ATGGTCGACAACATCTGGTCCGAATTCGCGTGGAGCTACGATGCCATCTGCTCCCAGCTCAACTGCTACCGGAGGATGGTGGCCAAGATTCTGCGCGACACCAAGGGCCGCCGGTACGTCATCGACGCGGGGTGCGGCACGGGCCTGGTGAGCCAGCCGCTCGTCGAGCGTGGGCACACGGTGGTGGGCTTCGACAACAACGTGGCGATGCTCGGGCTGGCGCTGCGCAAGCACGCCCAGGCCCCCGAGGAGGCGCGGCGCCGCTGGAAGATTCTGGAGGGGGATGTGCGCTCCTTCCCCCAGGGAGTGCCGGGCGAGGCGGACGCCGTGGTGCTCAACAACGTCCTCTTCTACGTGCGCGAGCCGGGGGCGGTGCTGTGTGAGGGCTTCGAGCGCCTCAAGCCAGGAGGCGTGCTCATCGTCACCGGGCCGCGGAAGCGGCCGGACCTGCAGAAGGTGATGATGAGCTCCATCGAGGAGTGGAAGGCGGAGGGCCGCTGGGACGAGGCGCTCAAGTCCGCCACCACCTACCACGCGGACGTGACGCGCCGGCTGGTGTCCGACCCCAACGAGATGGTGACCTTCTTCGAGACGGAGGCCCTGGTGGACACGCTGCGGGGCCTGGGCTTCTCGCGCGTGGTGGCGGCCGACAGCGACGACTACTACGGCGAGAACTACTACGTCTGCGTGGCCCGGTAG
- a CDS encoding acyltransferase, with product MPWLYFTLKPRHRAWAEAWQKEVQDQLRELETVEIAEGCFIAPEARLFAEPGRPIRIVGPGVSIAANAFVHGPVVLEAGVSLNARVSLDGGAGGIHIGEGSRVATGATLYAFDHGLAPDRPVRSQPVTSRGIVLGKDVWVGANAGITDGVRIGDHAVVGMGAVVTRDVPAWAIVAGVPARVIGDRRDRHRSGAPDASWPPVDDSQD from the coding sequence ATGCCGTGGCTCTACTTCACGCTCAAGCCGCGCCACCGCGCCTGGGCCGAGGCCTGGCAGAAGGAGGTGCAGGACCAGCTGCGCGAACTGGAGACAGTCGAAATCGCCGAGGGCTGCTTCATCGCCCCGGAGGCGCGGCTGTTCGCCGAGCCGGGCCGGCCCATCCGCATCGTCGGCCCCGGGGTGAGCATCGCCGCCAACGCCTTCGTCCACGGGCCCGTGGTGCTCGAGGCCGGGGTGAGCCTCAACGCGCGCGTTAGCCTGGACGGCGGGGCGGGCGGCATCCACATCGGCGAGGGCAGCCGCGTCGCCACCGGCGCCACCCTCTACGCCTTCGACCATGGGCTCGCCCCGGATCGGCCCGTGCGCTCCCAGCCCGTCACCTCGCGCGGCATCGTGCTCGGCAAGGACGTCTGGGTGGGCGCCAACGCGGGCATCACCGATGGCGTGCGCATTGGAGACCATGCCGTGGTGGGCATGGGCGCCGTCGTCACCCGGGACGTGCCCGCCTGGGCCATCGTCGCCGGCGTCCCCGCGCGGGTCATCGGCGATCGCCGCGACCGCCATCGCTCCGGCGCTCCGGATGCCTCCTGGCCACCAGTGGACGATTCCCAGGACTGA
- a CDS encoding GAF domain-containing sensor histidine kinase — translation MKAAPPHPQEEARLAALDTLEILDTLPEAGFDDLTRLASQLCGTPIALVSLVDHYRQWFKSRVGLDAPETPRDLAFCAHAILGEQLFVVEDSHNDERFHDNPLVTQGPHVRFYAGIPIRSASGHPLGTLCVIDHQPRQLTPSQADALAVLGRQVEAQLLLRLRVRELERREEELRSQRDTLASLQQQKDTLLFKVMRDFKAPLSSILTNATFTLYRPHLPEDLLRATRDIRDAADGLQRTVSNLLDASGDEATFAFNATEFDAHLLLSEVARDFQQRLVSSPRRFAQNIKLVEPHLTADRELLRRTLLNLLDNSFQYTALGSSKVTLEASNPEPGLLELRVRDEGPHIAPAARAHLFDAHVPEHTPTTGRAEGGNRLALAFCRRAVQAHGGWLWVEDNHPKGVAFCVRLPTRPHGPLFPIS, via the coding sequence ATGAAGGCAGCCCCGCCCCATCCCCAGGAGGAAGCGCGCCTCGCGGCGCTCGACACCCTGGAAATCCTCGACACGCTGCCGGAGGCCGGCTTCGACGATCTGACGCGCCTGGCCTCGCAGCTGTGCGGCACGCCCATCGCCCTGGTGTCCCTGGTCGACCACTACCGCCAGTGGTTCAAGTCCCGCGTCGGGCTTGACGCCCCGGAGACGCCGCGCGACCTCGCATTCTGCGCTCACGCCATCCTCGGCGAGCAGCTCTTCGTCGTGGAGGACTCGCACAACGACGAGCGCTTCCACGACAACCCGCTCGTCACCCAGGGGCCTCATGTGCGCTTCTACGCTGGCATCCCCATCAGGAGCGCGAGCGGACATCCCCTCGGCACCCTCTGCGTCATCGACCACCAGCCGCGTCAGCTCACCCCCAGTCAGGCGGACGCGCTAGCGGTGCTCGGGCGTCAGGTCGAGGCCCAGCTGCTCCTGCGGCTGCGCGTGCGCGAGCTGGAGCGGCGCGAGGAGGAGCTCCGCTCCCAGCGCGACACACTGGCCAGCCTCCAGCAGCAGAAGGACACACTGCTCTTCAAGGTGATGCGCGACTTCAAGGCGCCCCTGTCCAGCATCCTCACCAACGCCACCTTCACCCTCTACCGACCCCACCTGCCGGAGGACCTGCTGCGCGCCACTCGCGACATCCGCGACGCGGCCGACGGCCTGCAGCGCACCGTGTCCAACCTGCTGGACGCCAGCGGTGACGAGGCGACCTTCGCCTTCAACGCGACGGAGTTCGATGCCCACCTGCTGCTCTCCGAGGTGGCTCGCGACTTCCAGCAGCGGCTGGTGAGCTCCCCGCGCCGCTTCGCCCAGAACATCAAGCTGGTGGAGCCGCACCTCACCGCCGACCGCGAGCTGCTGCGGCGCACCCTCCTCAACCTGCTGGACAACTCCTTCCAATACACCGCGCTGGGCAGCAGCAAGGTGACGCTCGAGGCCTCCAACCCCGAGCCGGGACTGCTGGAGCTGCGGGTGCGGGACGAGGGCCCCCACATCGCCCCCGCCGCGCGCGCGCACCTCTTCGACGCCCACGTGCCCGAGCACACGCCCACCACCGGGCGCGCCGAGGGCGGCAACCGGCTGGCCCTCGCCTTCTGCCGCCGCGCCGTGCAGGCCCACGGTGGGTGGCTCTGGGTGGAGGACAACCACCCCAAAGGCGTCGCCTTCTGCGTGCGGCTGCCCACTCGCCCCCACGGGCCCCTCTTCCCCATCTCATGA
- a CDS encoding phosphatase PAP2 family protein, translated as MGADGIGLLATLLALVTVVLGFIALSDEVREKETQHVDERVLLSLRRPDNPGEPVGPLWLAEAARDVTALGSVSVLTLVVCAVSGFLLLVRRWRTLGLVVGSTVGGALLNTLLKGLFARPRPTVVPHLTSVLTESFPSGHAMLSAIVYLTLGALLAQLTERRRLKAYLVAVALLLTMFIGVTRVYLGVHYPTDVLGGWMAGLAWALLTALVARAAKRRSPELQEEARGETTPS; from the coding sequence ATGGGAGCGGACGGTATCGGCCTGTTGGCTACATTGCTGGCACTGGTGACGGTGGTGCTGGGCTTCATCGCGCTGTCGGATGAGGTGAGGGAGAAGGAGACACAGCACGTGGACGAGCGCGTGCTGTTGTCGCTGAGGCGCCCGGACAATCCGGGGGAGCCGGTGGGCCCGCTGTGGCTGGCCGAGGCGGCGCGGGACGTGACGGCGCTGGGCAGCGTGTCGGTGCTGACGCTGGTGGTGTGCGCGGTGAGCGGCTTCCTCCTGCTGGTGAGGCGCTGGCGCACGCTGGGGCTGGTGGTGGGCTCCACGGTGGGAGGGGCGCTGTTGAACACGCTCCTCAAGGGCCTCTTCGCGAGGCCGAGGCCCACGGTGGTGCCACACCTCACCTCGGTGCTGACGGAGAGCTTTCCGAGCGGGCACGCGATGCTGTCGGCCATCGTCTACCTGACGTTGGGGGCGCTGCTGGCGCAGCTCACCGAGCGGCGGCGGCTCAAGGCCTACCTGGTGGCGGTGGCGCTGCTGCTGACGATGTTCATCGGGGTGACGCGGGTGTACCTCGGGGTGCACTACCCGACGGACGTGCTGGGCGGGTGGATGGCGGGACTGGCGTGGGCGCTGCTGACGGCGTTGGTGGCGCGAGCGGCCAAGCGGCGCAGCCCCGAGCTCCAGGAGGAGGCCCGGGGCGAAACCACCCCGTCATGA